The following coding sequences are from one Malaciobacter pacificus window:
- a CDS encoding AAA family ATPase — MNSPFPYETYAENESFYGREVEKEKILSFANTSTNLVIYSKRRLGKSSLVREVFRENKEYLFIYCDMFDITSKEDFASNLLHSLASSIKGDIKVVLKRLSKLFKRVSLVYSADPQTGKLSLKPDLKALSFQEMMDEFFNTVFELSKKQKIVIALDEFQQISTLKDAKIDAILRKYIQENYNISYIFLGSKRHMLNRLFEYGAPLFEEATSMQLESIKQEDINNYVSKHLNISDEIVEYIYDLTDGETKFIQHIFHILFVYHKRKEITISLVDEAILEIIHAKSSGYKILFDTFSQFQKKAFKALSKYSQNIHSKDVLDEYNISKGSMQSALKQLYQREIIDKEDDVWFIPDRTLELWGKTLLN, encoded by the coding sequence ATGAATTCACCATTTCCCTATGAAACTTATGCAGAAAATGAATCATTTTATGGAAGAGAAGTAGAAAAAGAAAAAATACTATCTTTTGCAAATACTTCAACAAATCTTGTGATATATTCTAAAAGAAGACTTGGTAAAAGTTCACTTGTAAGAGAAGTTTTTAGGGAAAATAAAGAGTATTTATTTATCTATTGTGATATGTTTGATATTACTTCTAAAGAGGATTTTGCATCAAATTTATTGCATAGTTTGGCTAGTTCTATAAAAGGTGATATAAAAGTAGTTTTAAAGCGACTTAGCAAACTATTTAAAAGAGTTAGTCTAGTATATAGTGCTGATCCTCAAACTGGAAAATTGAGTTTAAAACCTGATTTAAAAGCCCTAAGTTTTCAAGAGATGATGGATGAGTTTTTTAATACAGTTTTTGAACTATCAAAAAAACAAAAAATAGTGATAGCCTTAGATGAGTTTCAACAAATCTCAACGCTAAAAGATGCAAAAATAGATGCAATTCTTAGAAAATATATCCAAGAAAACTATAATATCTCTTATATATTTTTAGGTTCAAAAAGACATATGCTAAATAGACTTTTTGAGTATGGAGCACCACTTTTTGAAGAGGCGACATCTATGCAACTTGAGTCCATAAAACAAGAAGATATAAATAACTATGTCTCAAAACATTTAAATATTTCTGATGAAATTGTAGAGTATATTTATGATTTAACTGATGGTGAAACAAAGTTTATACAACATATTTTCCATATACTTTTTGTTTATCATAAAAGAAAAGAGATTACTATTAGTTTAGTTGATGAAGCTATTTTAGAGATAATTCATGCAAAATCTTCAGGATACAAAATACTATTTGACACTTTTAGTCAATTTCAAAAAAAAGCTTTTAAAGCCTTATCAAAATATTCTCAAAATATTCATTCTAAAGATGTGTTAGATGAGTATAATATCTCAAAAGGTTCTATGCAAAGTGCTTTAAAACAGTTGTATCAAAGAGAGATTATAGATAAAGAAGATGATGTTTGGTTTATACCTGATAGGACTTTGGAGCTTTGGGGTAAAACACTGTTAAATTAA
- a CDS encoding DUF3010 family protein → MKLCGIELKSNNVILVVLDDNKYCDLKIKKLILEDDEKQGDIRQFCNDFLLFLEQNQIDKVVIKKRAKKGNFAGGAVTFKLEGLIQLNPMCEVELISPQAISSFEKKNMIDFPNELKKYQEQAYLTALCSN, encoded by the coding sequence ATGAAACTTTGTGGGATAGAATTAAAATCAAATAATGTGATATTAGTCGTGTTAGATGATAATAAATATTGTGATTTGAAGATAAAAAAACTTATATTAGAAGATGATGAAAAACAAGGGGATATTAGACAGTTTTGCAATGACTTCTTGCTATTTTTAGAACAAAATCAAATAGATAAAGTTGTTATCAAAAAACGTGCCAAAAAGGGTAACTTTGCAGGTGGTGCGGTTACATTTAAACTTGAAGGCTTAATTCAGTTAAATCCTATGTGTGAAGTTGAGTTAATATCTCCTCAAGCTATTTCATCATTTGAGAAGAAAAATATGATTGATTTTCCAAATGAATTAAAAAAATATCAAGAACAAGCTTATTTGACAGCTCTTTGTAGTAATTAA
- a CDS encoding DUF4198 domain-containing protein, translating into MKKIISISLGLLVSANAHFLTFLPTTDNVSSKDESKINFDISFIHPFEQTGMTMEKPTLYLNSKDKTIKLEETKKFDHKAWKSSYEIKKPGVYKFFVEPQPYFEPAEEKFISHVPKVIISSFGLEDGWDEPLGLKYEIIPLSKPFALYSNNLFTGKVLHNGKPAANTEVEVELFNEFGLKAPSDAHITQVVKTDDNGVFSFNMNHKGWWGFAALIEEGELKHQGKKYPVENGALMWIKAH; encoded by the coding sequence ATGAAAAAAATTATCTCGATATCTTTAGGATTGTTAGTTAGTGCAAATGCTCATTTTTTAACTTTTTTACCAACAACTGACAATGTTAGCTCTAAAGATGAATCAAAAATTAACTTTGATATTTCGTTTATTCATCCATTTGAACAAACTGGTATGACTATGGAAAAACCAACTTTATATTTAAATAGTAAAGATAAAACTATAAAATTAGAAGAGACAAAAAAGTTTGATCATAAAGCTTGGAAAAGTTCTTATGAAATAAAAAAACCTGGTGTTTACAAGTTTTTTGTAGAGCCTCAACCATATTTTGAACCTGCTGAAGAGAAGTTTATATCTCATGTCCCAAAGGTGATTATTAGTTCATTTGGATTAGAGGATGGATGGGATGAACCTCTTGGGTTAAAATATGAAATTATTCCCCTTAGTAAGCCATTTGCACTTTATAGTAATAATTTATTTACAGGTAAAGTATTACATAATGGAAAACCAGCAGCAAATACAGAAGTAGAAGTAGAACTTTTTAATGAGTTTGGATTAAAAGCTCCAAGTGATGCTCATATAACTCAAGTAGTTAAAACTGATGATAATGGAGTTTTTTCATTTAATATGAACCATAAAGGTTGGTGGGGATTTGCTGCACTTATAGAAGAGGGTGAATTAAAACACCAAGGTAAAAAGTATCCTGTAGAAAATGGTGCTTTAATGTGGATTAAAGCGCACTAA
- a CDS encoding DsrE family protein: MNNTARILWTSDNKETALNMVCLYAHNAKKLGWIENVQVLIWGASQTLIANDNELQEKVKQMAKDGVEIIACQKCAENLGIVDELKSCDMQIYYTGELLSSWVKEGSSIISV, encoded by the coding sequence ATGAATAATACAGCAAGAATATTATGGACAAGTGATAATAAAGAAACAGCTTTAAATATGGTTTGTTTATATGCCCACAATGCAAAAAAACTAGGTTGGATTGAAAATGTTCAAGTTTTAATTTGGGGTGCATCTCAAACTTTAATTGCAAATGATAATGAATTACAAGAAAAAGTAAAACAGATGGCTAAGGATGGTGTTGAAATAATAGCATGTCAAAAATGTGCTGAAAACTTAGGAATAGTTGATGAATTAAAATCTTGTGATATGCAGATTTATTATACAGGTGAATTATTAAGCTCTTGGGTTAAAGAAGGTTCTAGTATTATAAGTGTCTAA
- a CDS encoding nucleotidyltransferase family protein: protein MKKEEILNKLKELKPIYSQEGFIIKGLFGSYSRDEATPTSDIDILIESTPEFASRYGFKSISRINEIKNEISNIFGLPVDLADSSGMGKTAKKFIIDRAIYV, encoded by the coding sequence ATGAAAAAAGAAGAAATATTAAACAAACTAAAAGAACTCAAACCTATTTATTCACAAGAGGGATTTATCATAAAAGGATTGTTTGGTTCATATTCAAGGGATGAAGCAACTCCAACAAGTGATATTGATATTTTAATTGAATCTACACCAGAATTTGCTTCTAGATATGGATTCAAATCTATTAGTAGAATAAATGAAATAAAAAATGAAATCAGTAATATCTTTGGATTGCCCGTTGATTTAGCTGATAGTTCAGGTATGGGGAAAACTGCTAAAAAGTTTATTATTGATAGGGCAATATATGTCTAA
- a CDS encoding lipocalin family protein: MKTLFKILLPLSFIFLFTACSSKYPTLPTTKSVDINKYLGKWYEVARYEHFFEKGCKNVTATYSLREDGDINVINRCTKIKTGEKTQANGIAYATNDENTKLKVSFFRPFWGDYWVLMLDEDYKYAVVGTPSREYLWILSRSSTISEELKTEILSKLPSLGFVTNKLIWTIQD; this comes from the coding sequence ATGAAAACTTTATTTAAAATCTTACTTCCTTTATCTTTTATTTTTCTGTTTACAGCTTGTTCTTCAAAATACCCAACATTACCAACTACAAAAAGTGTTGATATAAATAAGTACTTAGGTAAGTGGTATGAAGTAGCAAGATATGAACACTTTTTTGAAAAAGGTTGTAAAAATGTTACTGCAACATATAGTTTAAGGGAAGACGGAGATATAAATGTTATTAATCGATGTACTAAAATAAAAACTGGTGAAAAAACACAAGCAAATGGTATTGCTTATGCTACAAATGATGAAAATACAAAACTTAAAGTTAGTTTTTTTAGACCATTTTGGGGTGATTATTGGGTTTTAATGTTAGATGAGGATTATAAATATGCAGTTGTTGGAACACCATCAAGGGAATATTTATGGATTTTATCAAGAAGTTCAACAATAAGTGAAGAGTTAAAAACAGAGATTTTATCGAAGCTTCCAAGCTTAGGGTTTGTTACAAATAAACTCATTTGGACTATACAAGATTAA
- a CDS encoding DUF3817 domain-containing protein produces the protein MLNNAFSRFRFVSFIEGLSYLILVFIAMPIKYIGENPYPVKIVGMTHGVLFILFMLVLFLAKSRYKWNTGLTFQLFVYSLIPFGFIIIERVLKNLPKDKKE, from the coding sequence ATGTTGAATAATGCATTTTCAAGATTTAGATTTGTATCTTTTATAGAAGGTTTATCATATCTTATTCTTGTATTTATAGCTATGCCAATAAAATATATTGGAGAAAACCCATATCCAGTTAAAATTGTAGGGATGACTCATGGGGTTTTATTTATACTTTTTATGCTTGTACTGTTTTTAGCAAAGTCTAGATACAAATGGAATACAGGGCTTACTTTCCAACTTTTTGTATACTCACTTATTCCATTTGGATTTATTATTATTGAAAGAGTTTTAAAAAACTTACCAAAAGATAAAAAAGAGTAA
- a CDS encoding energy-coupling factor transporter transmembrane component T, protein MNKELISLVNAFLFSILVAFSPLSFLFLIPLSIILFVQKEHLLKIFRKLVFLNFFIVVLVLFVFFQDKTEALELFFRTNMILLFNISIFYKSKGYDIVRALDALKVPSKLVSVFYFTLTLIDYLMLDFKKAKDSLKARGFNANTSMFTYQTYGNVFAMIFIKALKKSEDMKYSMNARGFENRIYFLNSYKIDLHEKILLGVIVLILLKVVYELFS, encoded by the coding sequence ATGAATAAAGAATTAATAAGTTTAGTAAATGCTTTTTTATTCTCAATTTTAGTTGCATTTTCACCATTAAGTTTTTTATTCCTAATTCCTTTGAGTATAATTTTATTTGTACAAAAAGAGCATCTATTAAAGATATTTAGAAAACTAGTTTTTTTGAATTTTTTCATAGTTGTTTTAGTACTATTTGTATTTTTTCAAGATAAAACAGAAGCTTTAGAATTGTTTTTTAGAACTAATATGATTTTACTTTTTAATATCTCTATTTTTTATAAATCAAAAGGTTATGATATAGTAAGAGCATTAGATGCTTTAAAAGTACCTTCAAAGTTAGTTAGTGTATTTTATTTTACATTAACTCTTATTGACTATTTAATGCTAGATTTCAAAAAAGCGAAGGATAGTTTAAAAGCTAGAGGTTTTAATGCAAATACTTCAATGTTTACATATCAAACTTATGGAAATGTTTTTGCCATGATATTTATAAAAGCATTAAAAAAATCAGAAGATATGAAATATAGTATGAATGCAAGAGGTTTTGAAAATAGAATTTATTTTTTAAACTCTTATAAAATAGATTTACATGAAAAGATTTTATTAGGTGTTATTGTATTGATTTTATTAAAGGTAGTATATGAGTTGTTCAGTTAA
- a CDS encoding HlyD family efflux transporter periplasmic adaptor subunit, translating to MCINQFKDTKYQELQTIQKEARNLESQINAIKFQNQKQSIVSSTDGYVAKLMINTIGGVVTPAEKLISIVPKETPLIVKVNVLNQDIGFIKKDMQSKIKIDTFSFQKYGFFEGKIINVGNFSIDDEKLGPVYEVKIEPNGKTLNVEGQERYLEAGMSVTAEIKVGKRRVIEFFIYPIIRYLDEGLNVR from the coding sequence ATGTGTATAAATCAATTTAAAGATACAAAATACCAAGAACTACAAACTATACAAAAAGAAGCAAGAAATTTAGAATCCCAAATAAATGCAATAAAATTTCAAAATCAAAAACAATCTATTGTATCTTCTACAGATGGATATGTAGCAAAACTAATGATAAATACAATAGGTGGAGTAGTAACACCAGCTGAAAAACTAATCTCAATAGTTCCAAAAGAAACACCACTAATAGTAAAAGTAAATGTACTAAATCAAGATATAGGTTTTATAAAAAAAGATATGCAATCTAAAATCAAAATAGATACATTCTCTTTTCAAAAGTATGGCTTCTTTGAAGGTAAGATTATAAATGTTGGAAATTTTTCCATAGATGATGAAAAACTAGGTCCCGTTTATGAAGTAAAAATAGAACCAAATGGAAAAACTTTAAATGTAGAAGGACAAGAGAGATACCTAGAAGCAGGTATGAGTGTAACAGCTGAAATCAAAGTAGGGAAAAGAAGAGTTATTGAGTTTTTTATTTATCCAATTATTAGGTATTTGGATGAGGGGTTGAATGTGAGATGA
- a CDS encoding DUF420 domain-containing protein — MKAPIYMDIMAIYFAILPILFAFSVFLAVKKKYKLHFQTQTLLLASSLIVILYFEINVRLYGGFVKYSDNSSLSFEFLLVYLIIHILIATASLGGWLYLYISSLKEYKNSGIESFKSSKHKKIGKAIFYSMSLSSYMGVLLYVLIFYK; from the coding sequence ATGAAAGCACCAATTTACATGGATATTATGGCAATTTATTTTGCCATTCTTCCAATTTTGTTTGCTTTTAGTGTATTTTTAGCAGTTAAGAAAAAATACAAACTGCATTTTCAAACTCAAACTTTATTATTAGCTTCAAGTTTAATTGTTATTCTATATTTTGAAATCAATGTAAGACTATATGGTGGTTTTGTTAAATATTCTGATAATAGTAGCCTATCGTTTGAATTTTTATTAGTTTATTTGATTATTCATATACTAATTGCAACTGCAAGTTTAGGTGGATGGTTATATTTATATATTAGTTCTTTAAAAGAGTATAAAAATAGTGGAATTGAAAGTTTTAAAAGTAGTAAACATAAAAAAATTGGAAAGGCAATTTTTTACTCTATGAGTCTATCTTCTTATATGGGTGTTTTACTATATGTTCTTATTTTTTACAAATAA
- a CDS encoding transposase: MPRRPRIEISGFYHVVNRGVERRVVFYDRCDFEYFIILLSDGCEKFNITLHNYCLMNNHYHLLIELKDENLSKFMRYLNSTYAIYFNKKYKRVGHLWQGRFKSWYVVNEVYLYTLIRYIEQNPLKAKLVEKIEHYPYSSSYYFFKKEEVPNYLRNSWIVKTYEKNIKRINDFFSLDIDSFDLKELTKASNLVDAPNIDKKIYEEKLIELFKGITDKKIRNNYIFEAYNQGYSQYMIAKTIGISQPAVNGIIKRMSK, from the coding sequence ATGCCAAGAAGACCAAGAATTGAAATATCAGGTTTCTATCATGTAGTTAATAGAGGTGTAGAAAGAAGAGTAGTATTCTATGACAGATGCGATTTTGAATATTTTATAATTCTACTTTCAGATGGATGTGAAAAGTTTAATATAACTTTACATAATTATTGTCTGATGAATAATCACTATCATTTGTTGATTGAACTAAAAGATGAGAACCTTTCCAAATTTATGAGATACCTTAACTCAACATATGCGATTTATTTTAATAAAAAATATAAAAGAGTTGGTCACTTATGGCAAGGAAGATTTAAATCTTGGTATGTAGTAAATGAAGTATATTTATATACATTGATTAGATATATTGAACAAAATCCATTAAAAGCAAAACTAGTGGAAAAGATTGAACATTATCCTTATAGTTCGAGTTATTATTTTTTTAAGAAAGAAGAAGTTCCAAATTATCTAAGAAATTCTTGGATTGTAAAAACGTATGAAAAAAATATAAAAAGGATAAATGATTTTTTTAGTTTAGATATAGATAGTTTCGATTTAAAAGAATTAACAAAAGCTTCAAACTTAGTGGATGCACCAAATATAGATAAAAAAATATATGAAGAAAAACTTATAGAACTTTTTAAAGGTATAACAGATAAGAAAATAAGAAATAACTATATATTTGAAGCTTATAATCAAGGCTATTCACAATATATGATTGCTAAGACTATTGGGATATCACAACCAGCTGTGAATGGGATTATAAAAAGAATGAGTAAATAA
- the cbiM gene encoding cobalt transporter CbiM, translating into MHISDGVLGIEPTIIISAISAIALIKAVKELKNEEISLTAVASAMFFIASFIHIPFGVTQIHLILLGVIGILISWSSFVAIFVALLLQALLLGYGGITSLGVNLFIMAAPAVIVYYFYNLSFIKRVNEKVKFFLVGFLGTFFATLFLTLILYFSKDEYNYAAYTIFSVNIVTMIIEGLVSMFLLLFIKKVYPKLLKG; encoded by the coding sequence ATGCATATATCTGATGGTGTTCTAGGAATTGAACCAACTATTATCATATCAGCAATTTCAGCAATTGCACTAATAAAAGCAGTTAAAGAGCTTAAAAATGAAGAAATCTCTTTAACTGCAGTTGCTAGTGCTATGTTTTTTATTGCATCATTTATTCATATACCTTTTGGTGTTACTCAAATACATTTAATACTTTTGGGCGTTATTGGAATACTTATATCTTGGAGTAGTTTTGTTGCTATTTTTGTAGCACTTTTACTTCAAGCACTTCTTTTAGGATATGGTGGAATTACAAGTTTAGGGGTAAATTTATTTATTATGGCAGCACCAGCTGTAATAGTTTATTATTTTTATAACTTATCTTTTATAAAAAGAGTAAATGAAAAAGTAAAATTCTTTTTAGTAGGGTTTTTAGGAACTTTTTTTGCAACACTTTTTCTTACTTTAATTTTATATTTCTCAAAAGATGAATATAATTACGCAGCATATACGATATTTTCAGTAAATATTGTAACTATGATTATAGAAGGATTAGTAAGTATGTTCTTACTTCTATTTATCAAAAAAGTCTATCCAAAACTTTTGAAAGGTTAA
- a CDS encoding DUF808 family protein gives MAGLLGYLSILADDIGSLATKTIATATKSLTTSLDDVSLLFDDIVTYTKLASIKSSGLVVDDLAAIASFTNETTSDILKKELKDAKDANEFKQNIQRLSKEEQEEILIELEKIKVQAIKEAQKNAAKRELPIVYKIALGSFKNKFIIIPIVLLMSYLAPWLIAPTLILGGIYLAYEGVESILEKLGFHHENHNVDENLKNLSTQELEDEKIKGAIKTDFILSFEIIVITLSLLDNNDFITKLAVLILMGVLATVFVYGIVALIIKLDDIGFYLQEKKSSISQSIGTLFVKSMPVIIKIIGILGTIAMLAVGGGIISHETHILHSFDQVLKNIPLGGFLSEIILGAIVGYITVLVVPFISKLIKKSKS, from the coding sequence ATGGCTGGATTATTAGGTTATCTCTCTATTTTAGCTGATGATATTGGAAGTTTAGCAACAAAAACAATAGCAACAGCAACTAAATCTTTAACAACTTCACTAGATGATGTTAGTTTATTATTTGATGATATTGTTACATACACAAAACTTGCAAGTATCAAGTCTTCTGGCTTAGTTGTTGATGATTTAGCTGCAATTGCTAGCTTTACGAATGAAACAACCTCTGATATTTTAAAAAAAGAGTTAAAAGATGCAAAAGATGCAAATGAATTTAAACAAAATATTCAAAGACTTTCAAAAGAAGAACAAGAAGAAATTTTAATAGAATTAGAAAAAATCAAAGTTCAAGCCATAAAAGAAGCCCAAAAAAATGCAGCAAAAAGAGAATTACCAATAGTATATAAAATTGCTCTTGGTAGTTTTAAAAATAAGTTTATTATTATTCCAATAGTACTACTAATGAGCTATTTAGCTCCTTGGCTAATAGCTCCTACTTTAATCTTAGGTGGTATATATTTAGCATATGAAGGTGTAGAATCTATATTAGAAAAATTAGGTTTTCACCATGAAAATCACAATGTTGACGAAAATTTAAAAAACTTATCAACACAAGAACTAGAAGATGAAAAAATAAAAGGTGCAATAAAAACAGACTTTATTTTGTCTTTTGAAATTATCGTAATTACTTTAAGTTTACTAGATAACAATGATTTTATTACAAAATTAGCAGTTTTAATACTAATGGGAGTTTTAGCAACTGTTTTTGTATATGGAATTGTAGCATTAATAATAAAACTTGACGATATTGGGTTTTATTTACAAGAAAAGAAAAGCTCTATCTCACAAAGTATTGGAACTTTATTTGTAAAATCTATGCCCGTGATTATTAAAATTATTGGTATCTTAGGAACAATAGCTATGTTAGCTGTTGGTGGTGGTATTATTTCCCATGAAACTCATATTTTACACTCATTTGATCAGGTATTAAAAAATATACCACTAGGTGGTTTTTTAAGTGAAATAATTCTTGGTGCAATAGTTGGATACATAACTGTTTTAGTTGTACCATTTATTTCTAAATTAATTAAAAAAAGTAAGTCTTAG
- a CDS encoding DUF481 domain-containing protein has translation MKNIINHKIILVLVVSFCSLLNAADNHLEFSFVKTDGNTDSTVISGKLKTKKELSSKDSFKAEAYVLYNKTDNKTSANQYRLEFDYNHLLTDRLYTYLGMAFVKDELSEYDYRLNIGPGFGYKVLNNDIHKLDLEGGINYAYDKYSEKSNESYVATETKLNYEYKVSNNTSFKQMLNYLQSLKESETYFLTSETALQVKMVENLSMALSYRVDYTNDTVKEKTDKKFLTSIIYDF, from the coding sequence ATGAAAAATATTATAAATCACAAAATAATCTTAGTTTTAGTTGTTTCTTTTTGTTCGCTTTTAAATGCAGCGGATAATCATTTGGAGTTTTCATTTGTAAAAACAGATGGAAATACTGATTCAACTGTTATTTCAGGTAAGTTAAAAACAAAAAAAGAGTTGTCTTCTAAAGACTCATTTAAAGCCGAAGCATATGTTCTATACAATAAAACAGATAATAAAACATCAGCAAATCAGTACAGATTGGAATTTGATTATAATCATCTCTTAACTGATAGATTATATACATACCTTGGTATGGCTTTTGTAAAAGATGAATTGTCTGAATATGATTATAGATTAAATATTGGTCCAGGTTTTGGATACAAAGTTTTAAATAATGATATTCATAAATTAGATTTAGAAGGGGGTATTAATTATGCCTATGATAAATATTCTGAAAAATCTAATGAATCGTATGTTGCTACAGAAACAAAATTAAATTATGAGTATAAGGTAAGTAATAATACATCTTTTAAACAAATGTTAAATTATTTACAATCATTAAAAGAATCAGAAACATATTTTCTTACAAGCGAAACAGCTTTACAAGTAAAAATGGTTGAAAACTTATCAATGGCTCTTTCATATAGAGTTGATTATACTAACGATACAGTTAAAGAAAAAACAGATAAGAAATTTTTAACTTCTATAATTTATGATTTTTAG
- the thiI gene encoding tRNA uracil 4-sulfurtransferase ThiI — translation MTNHEAKTQKFIIKFFPEIMVKGTKAKRQMINQLYTNLQKILFSISKDTTIVKFFDKIEVVCLREFVVETRQKLLETPGIELVLEAVQFDNISTIDEIKEKVNEIAAEQIVGKTFKVNAKRVGEQPFKSPDIERNVGGYMLAQNSEKTKGVDVRTPEVVVSLELIHKQLNVITLRHKGLGGFPIGTQGAILSLMSGGFDSTVASYLTMSRGIKTNFIFFNLGGVAHEIGVKQVAYYLWKKFGTSHRVTITTIPFEDVVTEIFNSTNESYMGVTLKRLMLMASERIADRMEIDALLTGESVSQVSSQTLRNLAIIDQACNKLVLRPLSTMSKPDIMEIASKIGTKHFAESMPEYCGVISKNPITHGSYKRMEEESKKFDYTVLDEAVKNAVTVNVDEIDLDVAQIGQLDVISDLSSGNYTVIDIRQSDDCIETSVETLKIPFYNLKKEFKKLPQDREYLFYCEKGILSQLHGQYLRDSENYTNIKVYRP, via the coding sequence ATGACAAATCACGAAGCTAAAACTCAAAAGTTTATAATCAAGTTTTTTCCAGAGATTATGGTAAAAGGTACAAAAGCTAAAAGACAGATGATAAATCAGCTTTATACAAATCTTCAAAAAATACTTTTTTCTATAAGTAAAGACACAACTATCGTAAAATTCTTTGATAAGATTGAAGTTGTATGTTTAAGGGAATTTGTTGTTGAAACAAGACAAAAGTTACTTGAAACACCAGGAATTGAACTTGTTTTAGAAGCAGTTCAATTTGATAATATCTCTACAATTGATGAAATAAAAGAAAAAGTAAATGAAATAGCAGCTGAACAAATCGTAGGTAAAACTTTTAAAGTAAATGCAAAAAGAGTAGGGGAACAACCTTTTAAATCGCCAGATATTGAAAGAAATGTTGGTGGATATATGCTTGCTCAAAATAGTGAAAAAACAAAAGGTGTAGATGTTAGAACTCCTGAAGTTGTAGTTAGTTTAGAATTAATTCATAAGCAATTAAATGTAATTACCTTAAGACACAAAGGTCTTGGAGGTTTCCCAATAGGTACTCAAGGAGCTATTTTATCACTTATGTCAGGGGGATTTGATTCTACAGTTGCTAGTTACTTAACTATGTCAAGGGGAATTAAAACTAACTTTATTTTCTTTAATCTAGGTGGAGTAGCCCATGAAATAGGAGTTAAACAAGTAGCTTATTATCTGTGGAAAAAGTTTGGAACATCTCATAGAGTAACAATTACTACTATTCCATTTGAAGATGTTGTGACTGAAATATTTAATAGTACAAACGAATCATATATGGGTGTAACTCTTAAAAGACTTATGTTAATGGCAAGTGAAAGAATTGCTGATAGAATGGAAATTGATGCCCTTTTAACAGGTGAAAGTGTTTCACAAGTTTCTTCACAAACATTAAGAAATCTTGCAATCATAGACCAAGCTTGTAACAAACTTGTATTAAGACCACTTTCAACTATGAGTAAGCCAGATATCATGGAAATAGCTTCTAAGATTGGAACAAAACATTTTGCAGAATCTATGCCAGAATATTGTGGTGTAATTTCTAAAAACCCAATAACTCACGGTAGCTATAAAAGAATGGAAGAAGAGTCTAAAAAGTTTGATTATACTGTTTTAGATGAAGCTGTTAAAAACGCGGTTACAGTAAATGTAGATGAAATTGATTTAGATGTAGCACAAATAGGTCAACTTGATGTTATATCTGATTTATCATCTGGAAACTACACAGTAATTGATATTAGACAAAGTGATGATTGTATTGAAACATCAGTTGAAACACTAAAAATACCATTTTATAATCTAAAAAAAGAGTTTAAAAAACTTCCTCAAGATAGAGAATATCTTTTCTACTGTGAAAAGGGAATCTTAAGTCAACTTCACGGTCAATATTTAAGAGATAGTGAAAACTATACAAATATAAAAGTTTATAGACCTTAA